The Synergistaceae bacterium DZ-S4 genome contains a region encoding:
- a CDS encoding PilN domain-containing protein: MVVKLDLRLPGKETREERESGLKHLLLFAAVFLFAIASTLVFMIGGWQLYSLRSQRLELNEGVLSNTEKIAIMDKELGRITGEMTKLESTLDYLLSDIPSVELLTSLARIIPADINVEFLSLTSSRLTLSGTGKNEEQILLFANDLNEAHFAKGVSVPVISPGTRNGVSVRTFKLECTLLPLDQIIAAGRLTEIKKTDSDKEEETL, translated from the coding sequence ATGGTCGTTAAACTGGATCTGAGGCTTCCGGGAAAAGAGACCAGGGAAGAGCGCGAATCGGGCCTTAAACACCTGCTGCTCTTCGCAGCCGTGTTCCTCTTTGCGATCGCCTCCACCCTGGTTTTTATGATCGGAGGGTGGCAGCTCTACTCCCTCAGGAGCCAGAGGCTTGAACTCAATGAGGGAGTCCTCTCCAATACAGAGAAGATCGCCATAATGGACAAGGAACTTGGAAGGATAACCGGGGAGATGACAAAGCTCGAGTCAACGCTCGACTATCTGCTCTCAGACATCCCGTCTGTCGAACTATTGACTTCCCTTGCAAGGATAATACCTGCGGATATCAATGTGGAGTTCCTCTCTCTGACTTCATCGAGGCTTACCCTTTCAGGTACCGGCAAAAACGAGGAACAGATACTTCTGTTCGCAAATGACCTGAATGAAGCACACTTTGCCAAAGGTGTTTCCGTTCCGGTGATCAGTCCCGGCACAAGGAACGGGGTAAGCGTCAGAACGTTCAAACTCGAATGCACTCTCCTGCCCCTTGATCAGATCATAGCCGCAGGGCGCCTGACAGAGATCAAAAAGACGGACAGCGACAAAGAGGAAGAGACGTTATGA
- a CDS encoding type II and III secretion system protein, which produces MGKQKISHRPVRALLLTLALPVMSAALFLTFFFVSPAGAVTTTARSGELTSIIEGMNVKQVGSTQVMLELRGTSMSLPVQGPTTGSAITLIWRDIRFPRNTDKKDWWDEYGWDVLRIKEKESEEWYQDYEYNLVQRIRVVSNDQQGLTMSVVGEKPLVLKKIAGMPGADRIMLTLETVTDIVPPAPPKPRAPVQGDPLGMYSPVTLELRDISVREVFRMLADLHKLNLVIDSSVPDNLMTFSFRNAKFSEVFAYMLRMNDLTYALMGNTLVVGTAESIGKTLGKNITKEYKVAYGDITKLPAIIMGLVTLPKPPVVDERLRALYVTGTAEQHIEVESLMNRIDHPGKQVMLEARLIEINDGAQQEIETLISSVYKGWLFTYGAQGLTSEYTYANDLVKIKPNVNPTGTTTQGEMPILGTDSTMPVNVVDPTMKMLDAGLRAMESDNKGKILANPSVVALDGQKASIKLTHNYLYQSGLDESGNPEFTEQETGPTLDITPTIGRDGFVTLKLKISTGEIVQFRDSGISEVPETTKREVDTQIRVRNGELFVIGGLYQENKTKGVTRVPILGYIPLIGELFKSKTDKHSKSEMAFIVMPHILDVPTGSAEIFDMPGKSLIQ; this is translated from the coding sequence ATGGGCAAACAAAAAATATCGCACAGACCTGTAAGGGCACTTTTACTGACGCTTGCTCTTCCGGTCATGTCGGCGGCACTTTTCCTGACGTTTTTCTTCGTCAGCCCTGCCGGAGCTGTAACAACTACAGCAAGATCGGGAGAACTCACCTCTATAATCGAAGGGATGAATGTAAAACAGGTAGGGAGCACTCAGGTAATGCTGGAACTCAGGGGCACTTCGATGAGCCTGCCTGTGCAGGGACCGACTACAGGCAGCGCAATAACACTCATATGGAGAGACATCCGTTTTCCCAGAAATACAGACAAGAAGGACTGGTGGGACGAATACGGATGGGATGTGCTCAGAATAAAGGAGAAAGAGAGCGAAGAGTGGTATCAGGATTATGAATACAACCTTGTCCAGAGGATCAGAGTAGTATCAAATGATCAGCAGGGACTTACGATGAGCGTTGTGGGTGAAAAACCTCTCGTGCTCAAAAAAATTGCCGGAATGCCGGGAGCAGACAGGATCATGCTGACTTTGGAAACTGTAACAGATATCGTTCCGCCGGCGCCGCCCAAGCCCCGTGCCCCTGTCCAGGGAGATCCCCTCGGCATGTATTCGCCCGTGACGCTTGAACTGAGGGACATCTCCGTCAGGGAGGTCTTCCGGATGCTTGCTGACCTTCACAAGCTGAATCTGGTCATTGACAGTTCTGTGCCTGACAACCTCATGACATTCTCATTCAGGAATGCAAAGTTCAGCGAAGTATTTGCATATATGCTCAGGATGAACGACCTGACGTACGCCCTGATGGGCAACACTCTGGTCGTAGGTACCGCTGAGAGCATCGGAAAGACGCTGGGAAAGAACATAACAAAAGAATATAAGGTCGCATACGGAGATATCACAAAGTTGCCGGCGATAATAATGGGGCTTGTGACTCTCCCCAAACCTCCCGTTGTTGATGAACGGCTGAGGGCCCTCTATGTTACCGGCACTGCGGAACAGCATATAGAAGTTGAATCGCTGATGAACAGGATAGATCACCCCGGAAAACAGGTGATGCTCGAAGCCAGGCTGATAGAGATCAACGACGGGGCCCAGCAGGAGATCGAGACTCTCATTTCCTCTGTCTACAAAGGCTGGCTCTTCACATATGGGGCACAGGGGCTGACATCTGAGTACACGTACGCTAATGACCTTGTGAAAATCAAACCTAACGTTAACCCTACAGGTACGACTACACAGGGCGAGATGCCTATCTTAGGAACTGACTCGACGATGCCTGTAAACGTAGTCGACCCTACTATGAAAATGCTGGATGCGGGACTGAGAGCGATGGAGTCGGACAACAAGGGCAAGATCCTTGCTAATCCTTCCGTGGTAGCGCTTGACGGACAGAAGGCTTCAATAAAACTGACCCATAACTACCTCTACCAGTCAGGACTTGACGAAAGCGGCAATCCCGAGTTCACTGAGCAGGAAACCGGTCCTACTCTGGATATCACTCCGACCATTGGAAGGGACGGTTTTGTAACGCTGAAGCTGAAGATATCCACCGGAGAGATCGTTCAGTTCAGGGACAGCGGCATTTCAGAGGTCCCTGAAACTACCAAGCGCGAAGTGGACACTCAAATAAGAGTCAGGAACGGTGAGCTTTTTGTCATAGGGGGCCTTTATCAGGAAAATAAGACCAAGGGAGTGACAAGAGTCCCGATCCTTGGTTATATACCCCTGATCGGAGAACTTTTTAAAAGCAAAACTGACAAGCACTCCAAGTCTGAAATGGCCTTTATCGTAATGCCGCATATATTGGATGTGCCTACAGGGTCTGCCGAGATCTTCGACATGCCCGGCAAGAGCCTGATACAGTAA
- a CDS encoding ATPase, T2SS/T4P/T4SS family — protein MKPIRTLKLGELLVNAGAISPANLQAALGEQKVSHMRLGEVLIKNGYLTEMHLAEALSAQLDIPFISLVKERPNQNALSMIPENVAARLNVIPLSLTYDGRITVAMSDPMDTLAIDEINMLTNREVDIRIATASDINKALSTYYRVQSSVEDAVQDVMKQTASISGTTPIMPQMAPQDIATVNTEDAPVVRLVNSILEQSVKEKASDIHIEPTDSITNVRMRIDGTLFLTTEIPKNLHAPLIARIKILSGMDIAEKRRPQDGRILIKVGGKKMDMRVSTLPSIFGEKAVLRLLDQDNEHIGIEKLGFEHGQAEKLRQVITAPHGIILVTGPTGSGKSTTLYSLLELINKPEVNIITIEDPVEYTIPGLTQVQINEKIDVTFGSALRSILRQDPDKLMVGEIRDQETAHLAVRVALTGHLVLSTLHTNDAPASINRLVDMGIPNFLIASSIRCIVAQRLVRKLCPNCKKEMNVTQEMAKEIKMPEGAKIYAPVGCASCRFTGYSGRTVIGEIMVIDTELRDMINNARPQHEIKDYAVNNGMDTLRDIARKKVLDGTISVEEMLITTMFD, from the coding sequence ATGAAACCGATAAGGACACTTAAGCTTGGAGAACTTCTTGTAAACGCGGGGGCGATATCACCCGCCAACCTTCAGGCTGCACTTGGCGAGCAGAAGGTCTCCCACATGCGTCTTGGGGAAGTGCTTATCAAAAACGGCTATCTCACAGAGATGCACCTTGCCGAGGCACTGAGCGCACAGCTTGACATACCCTTTATCTCGCTGGTGAAAGAGAGGCCCAACCAGAATGCCCTCTCTATGATCCCTGAAAACGTTGCCGCAAGGCTCAACGTCATACCGCTCTCCCTCACATACGACGGCAGGATCACTGTAGCTATGTCCGATCCCATGGACACCCTCGCTATAGATGAGATAAACATGCTCACCAACAGGGAAGTTGACATCAGGATCGCTACCGCAAGCGACATAAACAAGGCCCTCTCGACATACTACAGGGTCCAGTCCAGCGTGGAAGATGCCGTACAGGACGTCATGAAGCAGACAGCGAGCATTTCAGGAACGACGCCGATCATGCCCCAGATGGCGCCTCAGGACATCGCTACCGTCAACACGGAAGATGCCCCCGTTGTACGCCTTGTAAACAGCATACTTGAACAGTCAGTCAAGGAGAAGGCCTCCGACATACATATCGAGCCGACTGATTCAATTACAAACGTAAGGATGAGGATCGACGGTACGCTGTTTTTGACGACGGAGATCCCGAAGAACCTACATGCCCCGCTGATCGCGAGGATCAAGATACTCTCGGGGATGGACATAGCTGAAAAGAGACGCCCCCAGGACGGAAGGATACTTATCAAAGTCGGCGGCAAAAAGATGGACATGCGTGTATCGACCCTTCCTTCGATCTTCGGGGAAAAGGCGGTGCTTCGTCTCCTCGACCAGGACAACGAACACATCGGTATAGAGAAACTGGGTTTTGAACATGGCCAGGCTGAAAAGCTGAGGCAGGTAATAACTGCCCCGCACGGGATCATACTTGTAACTGGGCCTACGGGAAGCGGCAAATCGACCACTCTCTATTCTCTCCTTGAACTTATCAACAAGCCTGAAGTGAACATTATTACGATAGAAGATCCTGTTGAATACACGATACCCGGACTCACGCAGGTCCAGATAAACGAAAAGATCGACGTTACCTTCGGCAGCGCTCTGAGGTCGATACTGAGACAGGACCCGGACAAGCTGATGGTGGGTGAAATAAGGGACCAGGAGACGGCGCACCTTGCCGTGAGGGTCGCACTTACGGGGCACCTTGTGCTGAGCACGCTCCACACCAATGACGCGCCGGCATCTATCAACAGGCTGGTGGACATGGGGATCCCCAATTTCCTGATAGCCTCTTCGATCCGGTGCATAGTGGCCCAGAGGCTTGTAAGGAAGCTGTGCCCGAACTGCAAAAAAGAGATGAACGTCACCCAGGAGATGGCCAAAGAGATAAAGATGCCGGAAGGGGCAAAGATATACGCCCCGGTAGGCTGCGCTTCATGCCGGTTCACAGGATACAGCGGAAGGACAGTAATCGGAGAAATAATGGTTATCGACACAGAACTCAGAGATATGATAAACAACGCAAGGCCGCAGCATGAGATAAAGGACTACGCCGTGAACAACGGCATGGATACCCTGCGCGATATAGCGAGGAAAAAGGTGCTCGACGGCACTATCAGCGTGGAAGAGATGCTTATAACAACGATGTTCGACTGA
- a CDS encoding type IV pilus twitching motility protein PilT, giving the protein MAIFDINNLLLDGVMSSASDIHICSGAKPALRINGVLVRRPYSDSVTSADMDNVMNTLLSPDQLQKFKDEREFDFSFNFSSGPDFNQRFRGNFSYERGNPVLALRIITPIIRTVKQLMLPDEVRNIAHKNNGLFIVTGPTGSGKSTTLAAVIQEINLTRPAHIITIEDPIEYIYNSAESMIHQREVGSDTKSFSEALRRAMRQDPDVIMIGELRDLETISAAVTAAETGHLVLTTLHTPDAPQSIDRIIDVFPPGQQQQIRIQLSSILIGILSQQLVPLVTETGRMVATELLVANNAVKNYIREAKTSQIKNAIQTGSALGMHTMDQDLARMYREGLISRKNAIAYAYDIKDLERFMGD; this is encoded by the coding sequence TTGGCTATTTTTGACATAAATAATCTTCTGCTTGATGGTGTAATGAGCAGTGCAAGCGACATCCACATATGTTCGGGAGCAAAACCTGCATTAAGGATAAACGGAGTCCTGGTGAGGCGCCCATATTCCGATTCTGTAACTTCGGCAGACATGGACAATGTAATGAACACCCTGCTTTCCCCGGACCAGCTCCAGAAGTTCAAGGACGAGAGAGAGTTCGACTTCAGCTTCAACTTCTCAAGCGGACCTGATTTTAACCAGCGCTTCAGAGGGAACTTTTCTTATGAACGCGGCAATCCTGTCCTTGCACTAAGGATAATAACCCCGATCATCAGGACGGTGAAACAGTTGATGCTTCCTGATGAAGTGAGGAACATCGCACACAAAAACAACGGCCTCTTCATAGTCACGGGACCTACGGGCTCGGGAAAATCAACGACACTGGCGGCCGTCATCCAGGAGATAAACCTTACCCGCCCGGCCCACATAATCACGATAGAAGACCCCATTGAATACATATACAACTCTGCCGAATCGATGATCCACCAGCGTGAGGTGGGAAGCGATACAAAGAGCTTCTCGGAGGCATTGAGGAGGGCGATGAGACAGGACCCGGACGTTATCATGATCGGTGAGCTCCGGGACCTTGAAACGATCTCCGCAGCTGTAACCGCAGCTGAAACGGGACATCTCGTGCTGACTACGCTTCACACACCGGATGCTCCCCAGAGCATCGACAGGATAATCGACGTTTTCCCCCCGGGACAGCAGCAGCAGATCAGGATACAGCTCTCTTCCATCCTCATCGGGATACTCTCGCAGCAGCTTGTGCCCCTTGTGACGGAGACAGGCAGGATGGTCGCCACAGAGCTTCTTGTAGCAAACAATGCGGTCAAGAACTACATCAGGGAGGCCAAGACCTCTCAGATAAAGAATGCGATACAGACAGGTTCGGCGCTTGGCATGCACACCATGGATCAGGATCTTGCGAGGATGTATCGGGAAGGTCTCATAAGCAGAAAAAATGCTATTGCTTATGCTTATGATATAAAAGATCTGGAAAGATTTATGGGAGATTGA
- the efp gene encoding elongation factor P, translating to MAQIVDTSDFRPGLKIKWEGGMWVILECSHHKMGRGGAIVRGKLRNLETGSSVDQSFKSGERFERIIFDERPAQYQYKDGDSYVFMDMESYDQVYLSEDMLGDAVKYLIDDLEVNFDMYEGRVMGIELPNSVAMQITDTPPGFKGDTASGGGKPATTETGLVITVPFFVENGETVLVDTRTGEYLERAKKS from the coding sequence ATGGCACAAATTGTGGACACAAGCGATTTTCGTCCGGGGCTCAAGATCAAATGGGAAGGCGGTATGTGGGTCATTCTTGAATGCTCCCATCATAAGATGGGAAGGGGAGGCGCTATTGTAAGGGGCAAACTCCGCAACCTCGAGACCGGTTCCTCAGTTGATCAGTCTTTTAAGTCGGGAGAACGCTTTGAAAGGATAATCTTTGACGAAAGACCGGCCCAGTACCAGTACAAGGACGGAGACAGCTATGTCTTTATGGATATGGAATCGTATGATCAGGTCTACCTTTCCGAAGACATGCTCGGAGATGCGGTAAAATACCTGATAGACGACCTTGAGGTAAATTTCGACATGTATGAAGGCCGCGTTATGGGTATAGAGCTCCCGAACTCGGTCGCAATGCAGATAACGGATACACCTCCCGGATTCAAGGGAGATACGGCTTCAGGCGGGGGCAAGCCTGCGACTACAGAGACAGGTCTTGTCATAACGGTTCCGTTCTTTGTCGAGAACGGCGAGACGGTCCTTGTAGACACCAGGACAGGTGAATACCTGGAAAGAGCAAAGAAATCATAA
- a CDS encoding Asp23/Gls24 family envelope stress response protein has translation MVANNKEDFVISESGENEEIGVGTTIDQSNLEGKIRISEDVIAQLATKALNSVEGVTPANPGLMANLRLGRKTVNGVRISISDGETPEIVVDAYIAVKYGLRIPDVCWDVQEAVKEQIERFTGYSIKGVNVYVQGVTFGEKKEHSAPEAEAAYSTFSEEA, from the coding sequence ATGGTCGCGAACAACAAAGAGGACTTCGTGATAAGCGAATCCGGAGAAAACGAGGAGATCGGTGTAGGGACCACTATCGATCAGTCAAACCTGGAAGGCAAGATCCGCATTTCTGAGGACGTCATAGCCCAGCTTGCTACAAAGGCTCTGAACAGCGTTGAAGGTGTAACTCCGGCAAATCCCGGCCTTATGGCTAACCTGCGCCTTGGAAGGAAGACTGTCAATGGTGTAAGGATCTCCATATCCGACGGTGAAACACCGGAGATAGTAGTTGATGCATATATAGCGGTAAAGTATGGCCTGCGCATCCCCGATGTCTGCTGGGATGTCCAGGAGGCCGTCAAGGAGCAGATAGAACGCTTTACAGGCTACTCGATCAAAGGTGTAAACGTATACGTGCAGGGAGTCACATTCGGAGAGAAAAAAGAACACTCCGCTCCGGAAGCAGAGGCCGCGTACAGCACATTCAGCGAAGAGGCCTGA
- the nusB gene encoding transcription antitermination factor NusB: MSSRSQLRHRSREIALQLIYQLDVRPSANIDEAIELYPSEDEPEGVFDYACELVRGVMDNMDAISDLLRENIIGWRPERMVAVDKVAISLALYEGIISKKVPVAVSISEAVELAKVFGTEESGRFVNGVLGRIVRKEESLPN; the protein is encoded by the coding sequence ATGTCGTCCAGATCCCAATTGCGGCACAGATCGCGTGAAATAGCGCTCCAGCTCATTTATCAGCTTGATGTCAGACCATCTGCGAATATTGATGAAGCCATAGAGCTTTACCCTTCTGAAGATGAGCCGGAAGGGGTCTTTGATTATGCCTGTGAACTTGTCAGAGGCGTAATGGATAACATGGACGCGATCTCGGATCTTCTGAGGGAAAATATAATCGGATGGAGACCCGAAAGAATGGTCGCAGTCGACAAGGTGGCCATTTCTCTTGCCCTTTATGAGGGGATAATATCAAAAAAAGTGCCTGTCGCAGTATCAATATCTGAAGCTGTGGAACTGGCAAAAGTTTTCGGCACAGAAGAATCAGGCCGCTTCGTTAACGGAGTTCTCGGCAGAATAGTAAGGAAGGAAGAGTCCCTCCCTAACTGA
- the xseA gene encoding exodeoxyribonuclease VII large subunit — protein MFKYEKEAVFTVDEVTNKIREAIYASGELQNISVKGELLGFKKHSSGHAYFTILGNEARISCALFRSNVSSVILWPKDGDEVLVRGKVDVYGARGSYQIYASSLLPLGEGAKARAKELLFKQLSAEGIFDIRHKRPLPPFPRKVAVITSPTGAAVQDVIKISSTRYPASRLLVVPSLMQGAGASSEIREAFSRCAALDDLSLVMLVRGGGSRDDLDTFDTEEVVRSIRSCPVPVITGLGHQVDKTLSDLAADVYAPTPSGAAERVFPDSRDLSFFLKNSTRSMHAHLNSKIAKTGSGLEDSKRRIILSIVRGLIAPASEYLNNVRGSLSSNVLHRLSEYETKISSAAGALNSLSPLNVMARGFTICRDSEGRMVKEAASLAEHQNIEICFRDGHADAEVTSIFRDDRKRYGSADAS, from the coding sequence ATGTTCAAATACGAAAAAGAGGCAGTTTTTACCGTAGATGAAGTCACCAACAAGATCCGGGAAGCAATATATGCCTCCGGAGAACTTCAGAACATCTCAGTAAAAGGGGAACTTCTGGGATTCAAAAAACACTCCAGCGGCCATGCTTACTTTACGATCCTTGGAAACGAGGCAAGGATCTCGTGCGCCCTCTTCCGTTCAAACGTATCTTCAGTGATTCTGTGGCCCAAAGACGGCGACGAGGTCCTTGTGAGAGGCAAGGTGGATGTCTACGGTGCGAGAGGTTCATATCAGATATATGCTTCCAGTCTGCTCCCTCTGGGCGAAGGTGCCAAGGCAAGGGCTAAGGAGCTCCTATTTAAACAGCTTTCAGCCGAAGGCATCTTTGATATCAGGCACAAGAGACCACTCCCTCCTTTCCCCCGTAAAGTTGCTGTTATAACTTCTCCTACAGGAGCTGCCGTCCAGGATGTCATAAAAATATCGTCGACAAGGTATCCTGCTTCCAGGCTGCTTGTGGTCCCTAGCCTGATGCAGGGCGCAGGTGCATCATCAGAGATAAGGGAGGCCTTTTCCAGGTGCGCGGCTTTGGATGACCTCTCTTTGGTCATGCTTGTCAGAGGCGGCGGAAGCAGGGACGACCTTGACACCTTCGATACAGAGGAAGTCGTCAGGTCGATACGTTCCTGCCCTGTTCCCGTGATAACGGGGCTTGGACATCAGGTCGACAAGACCCTCTCAGATCTTGCGGCAGACGTATATGCGCCCACACCGTCGGGAGCCGCGGAAAGAGTCTTCCCTGATTCCAGGGACCTTTCATTTTTTCTGAAAAATTCAACGAGGTCCATGCATGCTCATCTGAACAGCAAGATAGCAAAGACAGGTTCGGGGCTTGAAGATTCAAAGAGAAGGATCATTTTAAGCATCGTCAGGGGGTTGATCGCCCCTGCTTCCGAGTATCTGAACAATGTCCGGGGCTCCCTTTCCTCAAACGTCCTGCACAGGCTTTCTGAATATGAAACGAAAATCTCTTCCGCAGCCGGGGCACTGAACAGCCTTTCACCTTTGAACGTGATGGCACGCGGCTTCACGATATGCAGGGACAGCGAAGGCAGGATGGTCAAGGAAGCTGCGTCTCTTGCCGAACATCAGAATATTGAGATCTGCTTCAGAGACGGACACGCCGATGCTGAAGTGACCTCTATATTCAGGGATGACCGAAAAAGATACGGGTCGGCCGATGCTTCCTGA
- the mtnA gene encoding S-methyl-5-thioribose-1-phosphate isomerase, translated as MTEKDTGRPMLPETIEWIGDVPLLKLLDQRKIPFSVEFRECRTYEETADAIEDMTVRGAPAIGVVAAYGIVLAAREDMMKIDDAFLRLSATRPTAVNLFWSLERMRSVYKNSMGAHDICAILESEAEKIKEEDIEINRRIGKNGAALLPDKAAVITHCNAGALATAGYGTALGVFRAARRSGKELKIFADETRPRFQGGRLTAFELCEDGFDVTVICDSMAPFLMSREKIDAVITGADRIALNGDTANKIGTYGLAVAAYRHSIPFYIAAPLSTIDFNCPDGTMIPIEERNHSEVRRIGNELIVHEAAKVWNPAFDVTPAELIMAIITEDGIFAPAEIKKLKI; from the coding sequence ATGACCGAAAAAGATACGGGTCGGCCGATGCTTCCTGAAACCATTGAATGGATCGGTGATGTGCCGCTTCTTAAACTTCTCGACCAGAGAAAGATCCCTTTCTCTGTAGAATTCAGGGAATGCCGCACTTATGAGGAGACTGCCGACGCTATTGAGGACATGACGGTAAGGGGCGCACCGGCAATAGGAGTTGTGGCCGCTTACGGGATAGTTCTGGCAGCGCGGGAAGATATGATGAAAATCGATGACGCTTTTTTAAGACTGTCCGCAACAAGACCGACGGCTGTAAATCTTTTCTGGTCCCTGGAGAGGATGCGCTCCGTTTACAAAAACAGCATGGGTGCTCATGACATCTGCGCCATTCTTGAATCGGAGGCTGAAAAGATCAAAGAAGAGGACATCGAGATCAACAGAAGGATAGGCAAAAACGGAGCCGCACTGCTTCCGGATAAAGCAGCGGTCATAACGCACTGCAACGCCGGTGCTCTTGCGACAGCCGGGTACGGCACCGCACTGGGTGTCTTCAGGGCTGCCAGGCGATCCGGCAAAGAGTTGAAAATATTCGCGGATGAGACCAGGCCGCGCTTCCAGGGAGGAAGGCTGACAGCCTTCGAACTCTGCGAAGACGGTTTTGACGTGACAGTGATCTGCGATTCTATGGCCCCTTTCCTGATGTCAAGGGAGAAGATAGACGCTGTTATAACGGGAGCCGACAGGATAGCGCTGAACGGGGACACTGCAAATAAGATCGGAACATACGGGCTTGCTGTCGCGGCATATAGGCACAGTATCCCGTTTTATATAGCCGCTCCGTTAAGTACGATAGATTTTAACTGCCCGGACGGAACCATGATCCCGATAGAAGAGAGGAACCACTCTGAGGTGCGCAGGATAGGCAATGAATTGATCGTACATGAAGCGGCGAAGGTCTGGAACCCTGCATTCGACGTCACCCCCGCCGAACTGATAATGGCAATAATAACGGAGGATGGCATCTTTGCCCCTGCAGAGATAAAAAAACTGAAGATATAG
- a CDS encoding adenosylhomocysteinase translates to MKKEFIIADKGLAPEGRRRIDWAWEYMPVLRLIAEREEKYRPLEGLVIGCCLHLEAKTACLLKVMSRLGATVATAGSNPLSTQDAICAALAEEGIHVFSRRGMTSQEYSDNIEEMLRWDPQIIIDDGGDVVSMIVEKRRDLIPQMLGGCEETTTGIKRLRSMQCEGLLPFPMLAVNDAQSKYLFDNRYGTGQSVWDAILRTTNLIVAGKNVVIAGYGWCGKGAAKRAAGLGARVIVVEIDPHRALEALMDGFDVMDMLDASKIGDVFVTVTGNTKVIRREHFMRMKDGVLLCNAGHFDVEVCIPDLAELAVDVLETRDNIRTYILPVGRRIHLLGEGRLVNLAAGDGHPVEIMDMSFAMQLLSCIYISDHKLGPGLYNVPAELDCRVAELKLESLGINIEQLTQEQKEYLAAWREA, encoded by the coding sequence GTGAAAAAGGAATTCATAATAGCTGATAAAGGCCTGGCTCCGGAAGGCCGCAGAAGGATCGACTGGGCATGGGAATACATGCCTGTACTAAGACTGATAGCCGAGAGGGAAGAAAAATACAGGCCGCTTGAAGGTCTTGTCATAGGATGCTGCCTGCATCTTGAGGCAAAGACAGCCTGCCTGCTCAAGGTCATGAGCCGGCTCGGGGCGACAGTGGCCACAGCCGGGAGCAACCCCCTTTCAACGCAGGACGCGATATGCGCGGCGCTTGCCGAAGAAGGCATACACGTATTCAGCAGGAGGGGGATGACCTCTCAGGAATATTCCGACAATATAGAGGAGATGCTCAGGTGGGATCCTCAGATAATAATAGATGACGGCGGAGACGTTGTTTCGATGATAGTAGAAAAACGAAGGGACCTCATCCCGCAGATGCTCGGCGGGTGCGAGGAGACTACTACAGGCATAAAGCGCCTCAGGTCGATGCAGTGCGAAGGGCTGCTCCCTTTCCCGATGCTTGCTGTAAATGACGCACAGAGCAAATACCTTTTCGACAACCGATACGGGACCGGACAGTCCGTCTGGGACGCAATACTGAGGACGACCAACCTGATCGTCGCAGGCAAAAACGTTGTCATAGCGGGATACGGATGGTGCGGAAAGGGAGCTGCGAAGAGGGCCGCTGGGCTCGGCGCCAGGGTGATCGTTGTCGAAATCGATCCACATAGGGCACTTGAAGCGCTGATGGATGGATTTGACGTAATGGACATGCTTGACGCATCAAAGATAGGCGATGTCTTCGTAACAGTTACGGGAAACACAAAGGTCATCCGCAGAGAACACTTTATGCGCATGAAGGATGGAGTGCTCCTGTGCAACGCCGGACACTTCGATGTCGAGGTCTGCATCCCCGACCTTGCGGAGCTTGCAGTAGACGTTCTGGAGACCAGGGACAATATACGCACCTATATTCTCCCTGTCGGCAGGAGGATACATCTGCTTGGCGAAGGAAGGCTTGTCAATCTTGCCGCCGGTGACGGACACCCCGTAGAGATAATGGATATGAGTTTCGCAATGCAGCTCCTTTCATGCATTTACATCAGCGACCACAAGCTGGGACCGGGGCTCTACAACGTCCCTGCGGAACTCGACTGCCGTGTGGCAGAACTGAAGCTTGAGTCGCTCGGCATCAACATCGAACAACTCACTCAGGAGCAGAAGGAATATCTGGCTGCATGGAGAGAGGCATGA